A segment of the Mycobacterium intracellulare ATCC 13950 genome:
GATGACCGATCGGCCGCGAACCAGCCCTCGTCGCACCGCGGTCGGGATCCACGGGATGACCTTGACCCCGGCGCTGGTGACGGCGCCCTGGATGCGACTGGCCAGGGGCACCGACGCGCGCTGCGCTGCGGTGTGCACGTCTGGCGCGGCAGACAGAGGCTTGGTCATGGGCAACCCCCTTTTTCAAACAACGTGGCACCGCTTGACGACGAAAGTGAATTCACCCCTGAGCGGCCGCCGATTCCGGTGTGCCGCGCGACCAACTGTACGTGGTGGCGCACCGGGTACCAGAGGCCGCGGATGGACACCTGCCCAGGTGTTGATTAGGTTGCATTTGCTCCCTCGGTAATATCGTGATCCCCAAGCCGATGAAGCCTTCACGGATTGCGAGCAACTTCGACGTGTTCGATTTCGAACGCAGCGCCTCGAACTCGGCGCCGAACGCCGTTGATCTTCTCGCGCGATGGCGGAACCCGGCTCGGTGCACAATCTCGGACCATTAATTTCACAGGCAGGTGAATGAATTGACTGGCGAGTCGGGCTCCGCCGCACCCTCAATTGCTCTCAACGACGAAAACACGATGCCGGCCCTGGGCCTGGGCGTCGCGGAATTGTCGGACGACGAGACCGAACGCGCGGTATCGGCGGCGCTGGAAATCGGTTGCCGGCTCATCGACACCGCCGCGGCCTACGGCAACGAGGCCGCCGTCGGGCGCGCCATCGCCGCCTCCGGGATTCCGCGCGCCGAGCTGTTCGTGACCACCAAGCTGGCCACCTCCGATCAGGGTTTCAAGGGGGCGATGGACGCCTGCACCGCCAGCCTGGAACGGCTGGGCCTGGATTACGTCGACCTGTACCTGATTCACTGGCCGGCCCCGTCGCTGGGCAACTACGTGAACTCCTTCGGCGGAATGATCCAGTCCCGCGGGGACGGGCAGGCCCGCTCGATCGGCGTCTCCAACTTCACCGAGGAACACCTGACGACCGTCATCGACCTCACGTTCGTCACTCCCGCGGTCAACCAGATCGAGCTGCACCCGCTGCTCAACCAGGAGGCGTTGCGCAAGACCAACGCCGAGCACAACGTCGTCACCCAGTCCTACACGCCGCTGGCGCTGGGCAAGCTGATCGACAACCCGACCGTGAGCTCGATCGCCGGCGAATACGGCAAGACCGCCTCGCAGGTGCTGCTGCGGTGGAACCTGCAGCTGGGCAACGCGGTCGTCTTCCGCTCGGCCAAGGAAGAGCACATCGCGACCAACATGGACGTGTTCGATTTCGAGTTGGCCGCCGAGCACATGGATGCGATCAACGGGCTCAACGACGGCACCCGGCTGCGCCCGGACCCCGACACCTACGAGGGTTCATAAGCGACGGCTACCCCGCGGGGCAGCTCGCGGCGGCCTGACGCAAAACACCGGTCGACGCCGCATCCACCGGCAGCGCATAGCCGCGCAGCACGGCGATGAATTGCATGGCGTACTGGCAGGCGAACGCCCCG
Coding sequences within it:
- a CDS encoding aldo/keto reductase — protein: MTGESGSAAPSIALNDENTMPALGLGVAELSDDETERAVSAALEIGCRLIDTAAAYGNEAAVGRAIAASGIPRAELFVTTKLATSDQGFKGAMDACTASLERLGLDYVDLYLIHWPAPSLGNYVNSFGGMIQSRGDGQARSIGVSNFTEEHLTTVIDLTFVTPAVNQIELHPLLNQEALRKTNAEHNVVTQSYTPLALGKLIDNPTVSSIAGEYGKTASQVLLRWNLQLGNAVVFRSAKEEHIATNMDVFDFELAAEHMDAINGLNDGTRLRPDPDTYEGS